In one window of Pseudanabaena sp. FACHB-2040 DNA:
- a CDS encoding YdcF family protein, with amino-acid sequence MLKLKRWLLLGCLLAFSLGLMLRLGTLHQAASQPVDAVLVLGGSVQREIQVAQRRTVNALGDPAIPILISQGSADPCIRQLFQRQGTSLQDVWLEKCAQSTFDNFRFSLPILQQWGINHVRLVTSQSHLPRAQWLGQIMLGAHGIWVEVDAVAETGRPGNQENRLKTTLDLGRSLIWVVVSQVYRPRCPEVIPLAGVDLEAWQAKGFKCEHQADLD; translated from the coding sequence ATGCTCAAGCTCAAGCGATGGCTGTTGCTAGGATGCCTGCTGGCCTTCAGCCTAGGGCTGATGTTGAGATTAGGCACCCTGCATCAGGCAGCAAGTCAACCCGTCGACGCAGTCCTGGTATTGGGCGGCAGCGTGCAGCGAGAGATCCAGGTAGCCCAGCGCCGCACAGTCAATGCCTTGGGTGATCCAGCTATCCCTATCTTGATCTCCCAGGGATCAGCCGATCCCTGCATCCGGCAGCTTTTTCAGCGCCAGGGCACCTCTCTTCAAGACGTCTGGCTAGAAAAGTGTGCCCAATCTACTTTTGACAACTTCCGCTTTAGCCTGCCGATTTTGCAGCAGTGGGGTATCAACCACGTACGTCTGGTCACATCCCAAAGTCACCTGCCCCGAGCCCAATGGCTCGGCCAGATCATGCTAGGGGCTCACGGCATTTGGGTTGAAGTCGATGCTGTGGCGGAAACAGGCCGGCCTGGCAACCAGGAAAATAGGCTCAAAACCACCCTTGATCTAGGCCGTAGCCTAATTTGGGTCGTGGTCAGCCAAGTCTACCGGCCCCGCTGCCCAGAGGTGATCCCGCTGGCTGGGGTCGATCTTGAGGCCTGGCAAGCGAAAGGGTTTAAGTGCGAACACCAGGCGGATCTGGACTAG
- the dusB gene encoding tRNA dihydrouridine synthase DusB codes for MVVLSSELQQRLSVPLEVGPVQLQSRVLQSPLSGVSDRAFRQLVRRYAPVSMLYTEMVQAAGLCHAQELELIMAVGAEEQPISIQLFDCRPDFMAEAARKAVDEGTLTIDINMGCPVNKVTRKGGGSSLLRDPETAEALVRAVAQAVAVPVTIKTRIGWDDAEINAVAFAQRMEAAGAQMLTLHGRTRAQGYHGPARWEWITQVKAALSIPVIANGDIVSVESAVRCLEETGADGVMCSRGTLGYPFLVGEIDHFLKTGQRRPVPSLAERLQCARDHLQLLWQYKGQRGIYQARKHMSWYVTGFAGAAQLRQHLCRIESVEEGYRLLDEALLQVV; via the coding sequence ATGGTTGTGCTTTCGTCAGAGTTGCAGCAGCGCCTGAGTGTGCCGCTTGAAGTTGGGCCGGTTCAGCTACAGAGCCGGGTGCTACAGTCGCCCCTGTCGGGGGTAAGCGATCGCGCCTTTCGCCAGCTAGTGCGCCGCTATGCCCCGGTTTCAATGCTCTACACTGAAATGGTTCAGGCCGCCGGGCTGTGCCATGCCCAGGAGCTGGAGCTGATCATGGCGGTGGGAGCGGAGGAGCAACCCATCAGCATTCAGCTATTTGACTGCCGCCCTGACTTCATGGCAGAAGCAGCCCGCAAAGCTGTGGACGAGGGAACCTTGACCATCGATATCAATATGGGCTGTCCGGTGAATAAGGTCACCCGCAAAGGCGGCGGCTCTTCCCTGCTGCGCGATCCTGAAACGGCAGAGGCCCTTGTGCGCGCGGTTGCTCAAGCTGTGGCGGTGCCGGTTACGATCAAAACCCGCATTGGTTGGGACGATGCAGAGATCAATGCAGTGGCCTTTGCGCAGCGAATGGAGGCCGCCGGAGCCCAAATGCTGACCCTCCACGGCCGAACTCGAGCCCAGGGCTATCACGGGCCTGCCCGCTGGGAGTGGATTACCCAAGTCAAAGCCGCTCTGTCAATTCCGGTTATTGCCAACGGCGACATTGTGTCAGTTGAGTCAGCCGTGCGCTGTTTGGAGGAGACCGGGGCTGACGGCGTGATGTGCTCAAGAGGCACGCTGGGCTATCCTTTTTTGGTCGGAGAAATCGATCATTTCCTCAAAACCGGGCAACGCCGTCCTGTTCCGTCCCTAGCTGAGCGGCTGCAGTGCGCCCGCGACCATTTGCAGCTGCTCTGGCAATACAAAGGCCAGCGGGGTATCTACCAGGCCCGCAAGCACATGAGCTGGTACGTGACTGGGTTTGCTGGGGCTGCCCAACTGCGCCAGCACCTGTGCCGAATTGAGTCGGTGGAGGAAGGTTATCGGCTGCTGGATGAGGCATTACTGCAGGTGGTTTAG
- the recJ gene encoding single-stranded-DNA-specific exonuclease RecJ — protein MGTMPKPTPQWQLPSDSSQPPADWINIIRQACPAAASLPLHYAAQLLWQRQVQQPAQLKGFLRPDAYCPTSPFAFGEEMTWAVERLKQTVHPTTPPASLEKVAIWGDFDADGVTATAVLWEGLKPLLPPDSRLRYYIPNRFTESHGLSTAGLEQLAEWGCQLLITCDTGSTSLVEIDYAHQLGMEVIITDHHTLPAQRPPVVALINPRTLPLGHPLQTLSGVAVAYKLIEALYESLPVPSTAPLEDLLDLVAIGLVADLVELTGDCRYLAQRGLEQLQSHLQTSSPRRPGVAELLALCKRTGDRPTDISFGIGPRINAISRIHGDARFCVELLTSQDPEHCRTLALEAELANTRRKALQRDLLNQARGKLAQLDLATTEVIVLADEQWPTGILGLVAGQIAQEYGRPTLLLSLDPLASEPSSSNSNRMARGSARSIPGLDLYDLFKTQAHLLKNYGGHPLAAGLSLPAENLALFTAALNREVREFKGEQPGAGGPVLAIDLTVTVADLGQELFRALKLLEPYGMGNPVPRLLISDCWVTGAWHRRIKDQRGGQVAFIRTEFKLWDDTVQVGFPAEWWDHYAEDLPQGRCDVVVELDFNTFQKQYRARLVAVRAAQSQSRAALTQFQEPVLDWRQEPAGEAVDGTSFPQSLGQPSEAMLAARTSDMANALVVTRCPAGWAEWATWVKQAETAQQPLAIAYPPPTERAPEAVWKELVGLAKYLSRTGATVALDRLQERLQLSAPALMLGFKSLEYLGFQVQIDSADQVQIQWEAAESSLSPDGPEVRAFLEALQEEQFRRRYFYQVPVSTLTTRG, from the coding sequence ATGGGTACTATGCCAAAGCCGACCCCCCAATGGCAGCTGCCGTCAGACTCTTCCCAGCCGCCTGCAGACTGGATCAATATCATTCGCCAAGCCTGTCCTGCTGCCGCGTCTCTGCCTCTACACTATGCAGCGCAGTTGCTATGGCAGCGCCAAGTGCAGCAGCCAGCTCAGCTAAAAGGCTTTCTTCGGCCCGATGCCTATTGTCCTACCAGTCCGTTTGCCTTTGGAGAGGAAATGACTTGGGCAGTGGAGCGGCTAAAGCAGACAGTACACCCAACCACCCCACCAGCTTCCCTAGAAAAAGTAGCTATTTGGGGTGATTTTGATGCCGATGGCGTCACCGCCACCGCCGTCTTATGGGAAGGGCTGAAGCCGCTGCTGCCCCCTGATAGCCGCCTGCGCTACTACATTCCCAACCGATTCACAGAGTCCCATGGGCTATCAACAGCAGGGTTAGAGCAGCTAGCTGAGTGGGGCTGTCAGCTGCTGATTACTTGCGATACAGGCAGTACCAGCCTAGTCGAGATCGACTACGCCCACCAGCTAGGCATGGAAGTAATTATTACTGATCACCATACCCTACCAGCCCAGCGCCCCCCGGTGGTGGCCCTAATCAATCCTCGCACTCTGCCCTTGGGCCATCCCCTGCAGACCCTGTCGGGTGTTGCGGTCGCCTACAAACTGATCGAAGCTCTGTACGAGTCCCTGCCGGTACCATCCACTGCTCCCTTAGAAGATCTCCTAGATCTGGTAGCAATCGGCCTAGTTGCCGACTTAGTCGAGCTAACCGGAGACTGCCGCTATTTGGCCCAGCGGGGACTAGAGCAGCTGCAAAGCCACCTGCAAACATCGTCCCCCCGGCGTCCGGGAGTAGCTGAGCTACTGGCTCTCTGCAAACGCACGGGCGACCGTCCAACAGATATTTCCTTTGGTATTGGGCCTCGAATCAACGCCATCAGCCGGATTCACGGCGACGCTCGCTTCTGCGTTGAGCTGCTAACCAGCCAAGACCCCGAGCACTGTCGTACCCTAGCCCTGGAGGCAGAGCTGGCCAATACCCGCCGCAAAGCTCTGCAGCGAGACCTGTTGAATCAGGCCAGGGGAAAACTGGCTCAGCTCGATCTGGCGACTACGGAGGTCATTGTCCTGGCAGATGAACAGTGGCCCACCGGGATTTTAGGACTAGTGGCGGGTCAGATTGCCCAGGAGTATGGTCGTCCAACCCTTCTACTCAGCCTTGACCCGCTTGCCTCTGAGCCTTCTAGCTCAAACTCAAACCGGATGGCGCGGGGATCGGCCCGTTCCATACCAGGTCTGGATCTCTACGACCTATTTAAAACTCAGGCACACCTGCTCAAAAACTATGGCGGCCACCCCCTAGCGGCTGGACTGAGTCTGCCTGCCGAAAACCTAGCCCTATTTACCGCTGCCCTAAACCGGGAGGTCCGGGAGTTTAAGGGAGAGCAGCCGGGGGCAGGGGGACCGGTGCTGGCAATTGATTTAACTGTCACCGTAGCTGACTTGGGCCAAGAGCTATTTCGGGCACTCAAGCTGTTGGAACCTTACGGCATGGGCAACCCTGTACCCCGGCTATTGATTTCGGATTGCTGGGTTACAGGGGCCTGGCACCGCCGCATTAAAGACCAGCGGGGTGGGCAGGTGGCTTTTATCAGAACCGAGTTTAAGCTCTGGGATGATACGGTTCAGGTTGGCTTCCCTGCGGAGTGGTGGGACCATTATGCTGAGGACCTGCCTCAGGGCCGCTGTGATGTCGTGGTGGAGCTGGATTTTAATACGTTTCAAAAGCAATACCGGGCGCGGCTGGTTGCCGTTCGTGCTGCCCAGTCACAGTCTCGCGCTGCCCTTACCCAGTTTCAGGAACCAGTTCTAGATTGGCGGCAGGAACCAGCGGGAGAAGCCGTTGATGGCACCAGCTTCCCTCAGTCATTGGGGCAGCCCTCAGAGGCAATGCTCGCAGCACGGACATCAGATATGGCAAATGCTCTGGTCGTCACTCGGTGCCCCGCTGGGTGGGCTGAATGGGCTACCTGGGTAAAACAGGCAGAAACCGCCCAACAGCCTTTGGCTATTGCCTATCCCCCTCCCACTGAGCGCGCCCCTGAGGCAGTCTGGAAAGAACTGGTGGGACTGGCCAAGTATCTCAGCCGTACGGGCGCGACTGTGGCACTCGATCGTCTACAGGAGCGATTACAGCTATCGGCCCCAGCCCTAATGCTGGGATTCAAAAGCCTTGAATATCTGGGATTTCAGGTACAGATAGACAGCGCTGATCAAGTGCAGATCCAGTGGGAGGCAGCTGAATCGTCGTTATCCCCCGATGGCCCAGAGGTTAGAGCTTTTTTAGAGGCATTGCAGGAAGAGCAGTTTCGCCGCCGTTACTTCTACCAGGTGCCTGTTTCTACGCTAACGACTCGAGGCTGA
- a CDS encoding adenylate/guanylate cyclase domain-containing protein, with product MDEAFQTNLLIVDDDAISRGPLARLLTHHGFLVRELQNGEEVSAAVADVLPDLILLDILLPDTDGYEVCRRLKEQPRVREVPVIFLSSLGDSLDKVKAFEAGAADYVTKPFQPQEVLARVRNQVNLYRQRRQLSQQNALLLEEVRDRKQAEQALRAAETKYRSIFENSTAGIFKTTGNGTYISVNPALARMYGYDSPEEMMAIVTNIDGQIYAQPQRRDELTAYLKRYSKIQDAESEVYRKDGSPFWISEDIWAVCDEGGRFLYYEGIVHDISERRQMETELRQQRQQADRLLINILPYQIAQRLKVGTRTIAESFDQVSVLFADLVDFTAASSEMTPRALVKLLNEIFSIFDQLAVSHSLEKIKTLGDAYMVAGGLPTVRPDHTMAIARMALDMRDAIQHFQRPDGKPFQLRIGINTGPVVAGVIGRRKFAYDLWGDTVNIASRMEATGEPQRIQVTPGLYECLKDEFLLEKRGFVAVKGRGQMTTYWLIGRN from the coding sequence GTGGACGAGGCTTTTCAAACCAACCTGCTCATTGTGGATGATGATGCGATCAGCCGAGGGCCATTAGCGCGCCTTTTGACCCATCATGGATTTCTGGTGCGCGAACTTCAGAATGGAGAGGAAGTGTCTGCTGCTGTTGCTGATGTTTTGCCTGACCTGATTCTGCTGGACATTTTACTGCCCGATACTGATGGCTATGAAGTTTGCCGACGCCTCAAGGAGCAGCCGCGCGTTCGAGAAGTTCCTGTTATTTTCCTGAGTTCCCTGGGGGATTCTTTAGATAAGGTCAAAGCTTTTGAGGCGGGGGCCGCAGATTATGTGACCAAGCCATTTCAGCCTCAAGAGGTGCTGGCGCGGGTGCGTAACCAGGTGAATCTCTACCGTCAGCGTCGGCAGCTGAGCCAGCAGAATGCGCTGTTGCTGGAGGAAGTGCGCGATCGCAAACAAGCCGAGCAGGCGCTACGGGCTGCAGAAACCAAGTACCGCAGCATTTTTGAAAACTCCACTGCGGGCATTTTCAAAACCACTGGCAACGGTACCTACATCAGCGTTAACCCTGCCCTAGCGCGCATGTACGGCTATGACTCGCCGGAAGAAATGATGGCGATCGTGACAAACATCGACGGCCAAATCTACGCCCAGCCTCAGCGGCGAGATGAATTGACTGCATACCTCAAGCGCTACTCCAAAATCCAGGATGCCGAGTCAGAAGTCTACCGCAAAGACGGCAGCCCCTTCTGGATTAGTGAGGACATTTGGGCCGTTTGTGATGAGGGGGGCCGGTTCCTCTACTACGAAGGCATTGTTCACGACATCAGCGAACGTCGTCAGATGGAAACGGAGCTGCGACAGCAGCGGCAGCAGGCCGACCGACTGCTAATCAACATTCTGCCTTACCAAATTGCCCAGCGGCTAAAGGTCGGCACCCGCACGATTGCTGAAAGCTTTGACCAGGTAAGCGTGCTCTTTGCCGATCTGGTAGACTTCACAGCGGCCTCCAGCGAGATGACGCCCCGCGCACTGGTGAAGCTGCTGAATGAGATTTTCTCGATCTTTGATCAGCTGGCGGTTTCCCATTCCCTTGAAAAAATCAAAACTCTGGGAGATGCCTACATGGTGGCAGGCGGGCTACCTACGGTTCGGCCTGACCACACGATGGCGATCGCCCGCATGGCCTTGGATATGCGAGATGCAATTCAGCATTTCCAACGGCCCGATGGTAAACCCTTTCAGCTGCGGATCGGCATCAATACAGGGCCAGTAGTGGCCGGTGTGATTGGCCGCCGCAAGTTTGCCTATGATCTGTGGGGCGATACCGTCAACATCGCCAGCCGGATGGAGGCAACTGGCGAACCCCAACGCATTCAGGTCACTCCCGGCCTCTACGAGTGCCTGAAGGACGAATTTTTATTGGAGAAGCGCGGCTTTGTAGCGGTTAAAGGTCGGGGCCAGATGACGACCTACTGGCTGATTGGCCGCAATTAA
- a CDS encoding S41 family peptidase, giving the protein MNLSIRTLRFSPASLMRGAIASSLLAIPTAPAFATSSAQPVFEDSPKAVLDEAWQIIDQHYVDGDFNRVDWQAVRQSLLGREYTSRDEAYSALRTTLRQLNDPYTRFLSPREYSELTEQTSGEVSGVGLRLRRDTQTSKVFVTEVAEGSPAQQAGLQPGDQLLLVDSQTTDRITIEGISQRLRGEEGTQVTLTVSRNGTAPRTVILTRTLQEIPTVEHAVKQQGNSRIGYIRLGEFNAHAAEQMERAITNLTQENVEGFVLDLRGNPGGLYQASITISRMWLQRGSIVQLIDREGHSESIRANGTAITQLPLTVLVDGRSASSSEILTGALRDNGRATVVGSTTFGKALVQSLHGLSDGSGLTVTVAHYYTPNGTDLSRKGIVPDIEVELSDRQRQELFNNPVLLGTDADIQYLQAAQVLEQTILSLRQPGTVPGINTPSQLGRVEF; this is encoded by the coding sequence ATGAATCTCTCTATTCGCACGCTTCGATTTTCCCCAGCCAGTCTGATGAGGGGCGCGATCGCATCTTCTTTGCTGGCGATTCCCACTGCTCCCGCCTTCGCCACCTCTTCTGCCCAGCCCGTTTTTGAAGACAGCCCCAAGGCCGTGCTAGATGAAGCCTGGCAAATTATTGATCAGCACTACGTAGATGGCGACTTTAATCGCGTCGATTGGCAGGCGGTTCGTCAGAGCCTCTTAGGCCGAGAGTACACTAGCCGAGATGAGGCCTACTCAGCCCTGCGAACAACGCTAAGGCAGCTCAACGACCCCTACACTCGTTTTCTCAGCCCCAGAGAATACTCAGAACTAACCGAGCAAACCTCTGGAGAAGTCTCTGGCGTCGGGCTGCGGCTGCGGCGCGACACCCAGACCAGCAAGGTTTTTGTCACGGAAGTGGCGGAGGGATCGCCCGCTCAGCAGGCTGGGCTGCAGCCCGGAGATCAGCTGCTGCTGGTAGATAGCCAAACCACCGACCGCATTACCATCGAGGGAATTTCTCAGCGGCTGCGGGGAGAAGAGGGCACCCAGGTGACCTTGACCGTATCGCGCAACGGCACTGCTCCCCGTACAGTTATTTTGACTCGCACCCTACAGGAAATCCCAACCGTTGAACATGCTGTTAAACAGCAGGGCAACAGTCGCATCGGCTACATTCGCTTGGGCGAGTTCAACGCTCATGCTGCCGAGCAAATGGAGCGAGCGATTACCAACCTGACCCAGGAAAACGTTGAGGGATTTGTCCTCGATCTGCGGGGCAATCCTGGCGGATTGTATCAGGCCAGCATTACCATTAGCCGCATGTGGCTGCAGCGGGGAAGTATAGTTCAACTTATTGACCGGGAAGGCCACAGCGAATCGATTCGGGCTAACGGCACAGCGATCACTCAGCTCCCTCTCACGGTTTTAGTTGATGGCCGCTCTGCCAGCTCCAGCGAAATTCTAACTGGAGCGTTGCGTGACAATGGCCGAGCTACCGTGGTCGGCAGCACCACCTTTGGCAAGGCGTTGGTGCAGTCGCTGCACGGTCTTTCCGACGGCTCTGGACTGACGGTAACAGTGGCCCACTACTACACACCCAACGGCACTGATCTCAGCCGCAAAGGTATTGTCCCCGATATCGAGGTGGAGCTGTCTGACCGCCAGCGGCAGGAACTGTTTAATAATCCTGTCCTACTAGGAACCGATGCCGACATCCAATACCTCCAGGCGGCCCAGGTGCTAGAGCAAACCATTCTCAGTCTTAGACAGCCTGGGACAGTTCCGGGGATCAACACTCCTAGTCAGCTAGGTAGGGTTGAGTTTTAA
- the argC gene encoding N-acetyl-gamma-glutamyl-phosphate reductase, with product MGDLASNPISVGIIGASGYGGVQLARLLSEHPAAEITYLGGESSAGKRFSDIYPHFGTQVPLAIEAIDLEEIASRCQVVFLSLPNGLACEMAPTLLAKGCRVLDLSADYRFTDLSVYQDWYGGERQDQEVAAEAVYGLPELYRDRIQSARLIGCPGCYPTASLLGIAPLLKQGLAQPETLIIDAKSGTSGGGRVAKTPLLLAEADNSLAAYSVARHRHTPEIEQICGQLARQEVLVQFTPHLVPMVRGILSTIYATMRDPGLVRDDLITIYNAFYRSSPWVTVLPNGTYPQTKWAWGTNRCYIGIEVDSRTGRVIVMSAIDNLMKGQAAQAVQCFNLMMGLEETVGLPQLSFYP from the coding sequence ATGGGTGATTTAGCCTCCAATCCAATTTCTGTCGGCATTATTGGCGCATCTGGCTACGGTGGTGTGCAGCTAGCACGCTTACTGAGCGAGCACCCGGCTGCTGAGATCACCTACCTAGGGGGCGAGAGCAGCGCGGGCAAACGCTTCTCAGATATCTACCCGCACTTCGGTACGCAGGTTCCGCTGGCAATTGAAGCGATTGATTTAGAAGAAATCGCCAGTCGCTGTCAGGTCGTCTTTTTGTCTCTGCCTAACGGGCTGGCCTGCGAGATGGCCCCTACCCTGCTCGCTAAGGGGTGCCGGGTGCTGGATCTTTCGGCAGACTACCGCTTTACTGACCTGAGCGTTTATCAAGACTGGTATGGGGGCGAGCGGCAGGATCAGGAAGTGGCAGCAGAGGCTGTGTACGGTCTGCCAGAGCTGTATCGCGATCGCATCCAATCGGCCCGCCTGATCGGCTGCCCCGGCTGCTACCCTACCGCCAGCCTGCTAGGCATTGCGCCCCTTCTGAAGCAGGGCCTAGCCCAGCCGGAAACCCTAATTATTGATGCCAAGTCTGGCACCTCTGGCGGAGGAAGAGTTGCCAAGACCCCACTCTTGCTAGCAGAAGCCGACAACTCCTTGGCCGCCTACAGCGTGGCCCGCCATCGCCATACCCCTGAGATTGAGCAGATCTGCGGCCAGCTAGCCCGCCAGGAAGTGCTGGTGCAGTTCACCCCTCACCTGGTACCGATGGTGCGCGGCATCCTCTCCACCATTTACGCCACCATGCGCGATCCGGGCCTGGTAAGGGATGACCTAATTACGATCTATAACGCCTTCTACCGCTCGTCACCCTGGGTAACTGTCCTGCCCAACGGCACCTATCCCCAAACCAAGTGGGCCTGGGGAACTAACCGCTGCTACATCGGCATCGAGGTCGACTCGCGCACAGGTCGGGTCATCGTGATGTCAGCTATCGACAACTTAATGAAGGGGCAGGCAGCCCAAGCTGTACAGTGCTTCAACCTGATGATGGGCCTTGAAGAAACGGTGGGCTTACCGCAGCTGAGCTTCTATCCCTAG
- the ribBA gene encoding bifunctional 3,4-dihydroxy-2-butanone-4-phosphate synthase/GTP cyclohydrolase II, which produces MSVDSINFQFDAIEDALHDLAAGRAIVVVDDENRENEGDVICAAQFATPDMINFMAVEARGLICLAMTGERLDELELPLMVSQSAFEDENEQTAFTVSIDAGLSWGVTTGISADDRAKTIQVAINPKARPHDLRRPGHIFPLRAKEGGVLKRAGHTEAAVDLARLAGLYPSGVICEIQNPDGSMARLPHLVDYARTHGLKLISIADLISYRLQHERFVQREAVADLPTQFGVFKIYAYRNLLDGSEHVALVQGDPATFQDESVMVRVHSECLTGDAFGSLRCDCRMQLQAALKMINSVGRGVVVYLRQEGRGIGLVNKLKAYSLQDMGLDTVEANERLGLPVDQRNYGIGAQILNDIGVKQFCLITNNPRKIAGLKGYELEMINRVPLIIEATAYNSNYLATKAKKLGHLLLQTYLTTIAIQWQQGPLSLAARYEHLEKLRELAREHDLLVQEEARSVAVALFNQAHLIFHLGLDQPNGVAGDWYQKDSARIDAIAAFLDALVGWPDVSQLEFLVSPGGDPFTSLQVGLNRQIFHRELPLTEKTVRPSDLRDSLESQRIYVFSSHVLTD; this is translated from the coding sequence GTGTCGGTAGACTCCATTAACTTTCAGTTTGACGCCATTGAAGACGCCCTGCACGATTTGGCTGCGGGTCGCGCCATTGTTGTGGTTGATGATGAAAATCGCGAGAACGAAGGGGATGTGATCTGCGCGGCTCAGTTTGCCACCCCAGACATGATTAATTTCATGGCGGTTGAAGCGCGCGGACTGATCTGCTTGGCTATGACAGGGGAGCGTCTAGATGAGCTAGAGCTGCCGCTAATGGTCAGCCAGAGTGCCTTTGAAGACGAAAACGAGCAGACTGCCTTTACCGTCAGCATTGATGCAGGGTTGTCTTGGGGGGTAACAACCGGGATCTCGGCAGACGATCGGGCCAAAACGATTCAGGTAGCCATCAATCCTAAGGCCCGCCCTCATGATTTGCGGCGGCCTGGCCATATCTTTCCCTTGCGGGCTAAAGAAGGTGGGGTGTTGAAGCGGGCGGGCCATACGGAAGCAGCGGTAGATCTGGCGCGGCTAGCAGGACTGTACCCGTCAGGCGTGATTTGCGAAATCCAAAACCCGGACGGGTCAATGGCGCGGCTGCCGCATCTGGTTGACTACGCGCGCACCCACGGTCTAAAGCTGATCAGCATTGCGGATTTGATCAGCTATCGCCTGCAGCATGAGCGATTTGTGCAGCGGGAGGCAGTGGCCGATCTGCCCACCCAGTTTGGGGTGTTTAAAATCTACGCCTACCGCAATTTGCTGGATGGCTCTGAGCATGTGGCCTTGGTGCAGGGTGACCCGGCCACCTTTCAAGATGAGTCGGTAATGGTGCGGGTTCACTCTGAATGTCTGACGGGGGATGCTTTTGGTTCGCTGCGGTGTGATTGCCGTATGCAGCTGCAGGCGGCGCTGAAGATGATCAACAGTGTTGGTCGCGGCGTGGTGGTGTATTTGCGACAGGAGGGCCGGGGCATTGGGCTGGTCAACAAGCTCAAGGCCTACTCGCTGCAGGATATGGGGCTAGACACTGTCGAGGCCAATGAAAGGCTGGGGCTCCCCGTTGATCAGCGCAACTATGGCATTGGGGCTCAGATTCTCAACGATATTGGGGTCAAGCAGTTTTGCCTGATTACCAACAACCCGCGTAAGATTGCGGGCCTCAAGGGATATGAGCTGGAGATGATTAATCGGGTGCCGCTGATTATCGAGGCTACGGCCTACAACTCTAACTACCTGGCTACCAAGGCGAAAAAGCTAGGTCATTTGCTGCTGCAGACTTACCTGACCACAATCGCAATTCAGTGGCAGCAGGGGCCCCTCTCACTAGCGGCTCGCTATGAGCACCTGGAAAAGCTAAGAGAACTGGCCCGTGAGCACGACCTGCTGGTGCAGGAGGAGGCCCGATCGGTGGCGGTGGCGCTGTTTAACCAGGCCCATTTAATTTTTCACTTGGGGCTCGATCAGCCCAATGGGGTGGCTGGAGACTGGTATCAGAAAGACTCTGCTCGGATAGATGCGATCGCAGCCTTCCTCGACGCCCTAGTGGGCTGGCCCGACGTCAGTCAGCTAGAGTTTTTGGTTTCCCCCGGCGGCGATCCCTTCACCAGTCTGCAGGTTGGCCTAAACAGACAGATCTTTCACCGAGAGCTGCCGCTGACTGAGAAGACTGTGCGCCCGTCGGATCTACGCGACAGCCTAGAAAGCCAGCGCATCTATGTGTTCTCCAGCCATGTCCTGACGGATTAA
- a CDS encoding DUF3318 domain-containing protein, translated as MTSYATSTARADIGELRRLRSLLPPELQSWVTVEAATDISPPLITCEELGKDQIEVQVDLIKWEQLALDQRNLLFWHQVGRIQNDTIPRDGWEMAALAIGLGGAVGELWVQDGLLLMLALSLCGFSGWRLYRRNNNQKTLEESIEADERAIAIATRFGYTLPNAYKSLGSALKTLIEQTPKKRQRDRYIKRLEALKKSASRAKEKARTERSDMRSAY; from the coding sequence ATGACCTCGTACGCCACTTCCACCGCTCGAGCTGATATAGGTGAATTGCGCCGGTTGAGAAGCCTGTTGCCGCCTGAACTGCAAAGTTGGGTGACGGTTGAGGCAGCTACTGATATTTCGCCGCCTCTAATCACCTGTGAAGAACTGGGTAAAGACCAGATCGAGGTCCAGGTGGATTTGATTAAGTGGGAGCAGCTGGCGTTAGATCAGCGAAACCTGCTGTTCTGGCATCAGGTGGGACGCATTCAGAATGACACGATTCCCCGGGATGGTTGGGAAATGGCGGCACTTGCCATTGGTCTGGGGGGTGCAGTCGGTGAGCTCTGGGTGCAAGATGGGCTGTTGCTGATGTTGGCTCTGTCGCTGTGTGGCTTCTCCGGGTGGCGGCTGTATCGGCGCAACAACAATCAAAAGACTTTGGAAGAATCAATTGAGGCGGATGAACGGGCAATTGCGATCGCAACCCGCTTCGGCTATACCTTGCCCAATGCTTACAAGAGCCTCGGTAGCGCGCTCAAGACCCTGATTGAGCAGACTCCCAAAAAGCGACAGCGCGATCGCTACATCAAGCGTCTAGAGGCCCTGAAAAAGAGTGCTTCTAGGGCCAAAGAAAAGGCCCGGACTGAGCGCAGCGATATGCGTTCTGCCTATTAA